Part of the Tolypothrix sp. PCC 7910 genome, GATTAATCGCGTCTGTACTCAAAAATCCAATAAATTTCTTAATTTTGAATTTTGAATTTTGAATTTTGAATTATCTATCATGCCTGACTACATCCAAGATGCCAAGGAAATCTATCGTAATTCTTTCGCGATTATCCGGTCGGAAGCAAATCTAGAAATATTGCCGCCAGATGTAGCAAAAGTTGCAGTACGTTTAATTCATGCCTGTGGAATGACGGATATTGTTACTGACTTGGGATATTCACCCACAGCAGCGCAGTCTGGACGGGCAGCTTTGGCTGATGGCGCACCGATACTCTGTGATTGCCGGATGGTGGCTGAAGGGATTACGAGGCGGCGATTACCTGTAAATAACCAAGTTATTTGTACGCTTTACGATGCGGAAGTCCCAGAATTAGCTGAGAAAATGGGTACTACGAGATCAGCGGCAGCTTTAGAATTATGGCGATCGCATCTGGAAGGTGCAGTGGTAGCAATTGGCAATGCGCCCACTGCCTTATTCCGGTTGTTGGAAATGCTGGATGAGGGTTGCCCAAAACCTGCTGTGATATTAGGTTTTCCCGTGGGGTTTGTGGGTGCAGCCGAGTCGAAAGCCGCACTAGCAGAAGATAGCCGCAACGTGCCATTTTTAACATTACATGGTCGGCGTGGCGGGAGTGCGATCGCCGCCGCAGCAGTTAACGCCTTAGCAACAGAGGAAGAATAATATATGTCAACTAAAGGTCGTCTTTATGGAATTGGCATAGGGCCTGGCGATCCAGAACTCTTGACCCTAAAAGCCCTAAGGCTGCTGCAAGCTGCACCTGTGGTGGCTTATCAATCGGCAACAGATAAAGAAAGTATTGCCAGAAAAATCATCGCGCCATATCTGCCAGGAAACCAAATCGAGGTACTTTATCACCTCCCCCGCGCTTTAGAGCCAGAAAAAGCCAAGGCCATTTACGATCAAGAAATTGCACCAATTGCGGCGCATTTAGCTGCTGGGCGGGATGTGGTAGTAGTTTGTGAAGGTGATCCGTTTTTCTACGGCTCATTTATGTATGTTTTCACACGGTTATCTGAGGAGTACGAAACCGAAGTTGTTCCTGGAGTCTCCTCACTCATGGCTTGTCCGGTAGCCTTGGGCGTACCTTTTACCTACTACAACGATATTCTTACCATTCTACCTGCACCCTTACCAGCAGAAGAATTGACTACACAACTACTAACAACCGATGCAGCAGCAATTATCAAGCTGGGTCGTCACTTTACTAAAGTTCGCGATATTTTGCATCAATTAGGATTAGCATCGCGGGCGCTGTATATTGAACGGGCAACAATGGCACAGCAAAGAATCGTACCCTTAGATGAAGTTGATCCGGCAGAGGTGCCTTATTTTGCGATGATTATACTTCCAAGTAAGAGTCGATTATAGGTAGAGAAGAATCCTGACATGGGAAGGTTTCCCGAGTTGTAGCAACTGCCATCAAAGCACTGTAGTCTATGTAAGAGAAAAGAAAAAAATGTGAGGCAGGATGAGCTTAATCTTAAGTAGTTCTACTTGTTTCCATATCATGGCTAATTAACCAACCATCTACAGGATGCAAAAAATTGGCTTATATGTCATCCTAGAGAACGAGAGTTAATTCGGTGAGTATTTTTGTTGTTAGTATTGACAGGCTTTTCCCTTTTGGTATTTACAGATTTTTCTCCGAAATTTACATCTCAACGAATGCGATAATTTTGGAGATCATCTAATGTCGATTTATATAGGCAACCTCTCTTACGAAGTTACCCAAGATGCCTTAAGCGCCGTTTTTGCAGAATATGGCACTGTAAAGCGTGTTCAACTACCTACAGACCGTGAAACAGGACGACCACGTGGTTTCGGATTTGTGGAAATGGGTAGTGACGCTGAAGAAGCCGCTGCAATTGAAGCCCTTGATGGCGCTGAATGGATGGGTCGTGACCTTAAAGTTAACAAAGCTAAACCCAGGGAAGACAGAGGTGGTTCTTCTGGTGGTAACCGAGGTGGATATGGTGGATCTCGTAACCGCTACTAAGCTTTGAAGCGCTGAAATTTTACCAGCAAATTTTCAGGTTAGATAATAGAGTGTACTTTTTTTACACTTTAGTCAACTGAACAATTGATCAGTATAAACAGTTAATTAAGCTAGTTTAGCAGGAGAGATAATGACCCAAGTAGTAGTGGGTGAGAATGAACACATTGAATCAGCCTTACGCCGATTTAAGCGAGAAGTTTCTAAGGCGGGAATTTTTCCCGATATGAAGAAGCATCGTCACTTTGAAACGCCTTTGGAAAAACGCAAGCGTAAAGAAGTCGCTAAACACAGGCAAGGCAAGAGACGTTTTAGTCACTAATTTGTAATTTTTAAGCCGTAATTCGTAATTAAAATCCATAATTACGAATTACGTTGACAATTTTGAGTAAAAACCTTGGATACTTCCCATCAATAGTTTTAAATCCATTGGGTATCAAATGCATCTTGCCCATTACCGTAAATCAAGTCACCGTATTCTTGCCATTGGGCTATTTCTTGATTTGACAGTTGAGGTGAGTGCAAAACAGCAAGATTTTCTTCTAATTCCTGCCTGGTTTTTGGGGCAGTAAGTGCCAGACGCACTGCTGAATTATTTAGGGCATAACGGTAACAATCTGCTGCCGTTGGTAGCTTACCATGCCAGTGAGGATGGCCTTTGAGTAGCGTTCCCCAACGAGTACAAGTGAATGCTACCAGGGGAACATTAGCTCTTTTAGCTTCTGGTAAAACGTTGGCTTCAACCTTACGATGGGCCATGTTATAGCGGTGCATCAACACATCACACCGATGATGCTCGATCATTTCTAAAGCAATAGCTCGGTTATGTGTGGTGACTCCTACATAGCGCACAACTCCAGAGTCTTTCCACAAACGAAGTTCATCCAGTAGTACCTGAACCTGTTTCATGTCGTCAGCAGGGGAGACATATTCCAGAAAAAATATGTCCACGCGATCGCTATTTAAACAATGGCGGACAGAATCAAAGTAATTGCGTAAAGATTGTAGATCCCGGCTTTCGCTCCCCGTCGCCACCAATACCTGCTCACGGTTTCTTGCCAATAGAGATTTTAAGCCACCTAAAAAGTTTTTTGATTCTAGATTGTAAAAGAAAAAGTAATTGATTCCCGCTGTAAATGCCAACGAAATAGTGGCATCATCTATCGATTGCCCTGCTAGACCAAGAATGCTGGCAGGCTGTCCCTGTATTGTTACTAACTCCACAGTTCACAATCCCAATTCTTACTTTCAGTACACAACCAGACTAGGATAGAATTGCAGCGCTTGGGAACATAATGGCAGATAAAATCACAGCGGTATTTGATGGCAGAGTATTCTATCCCATTGAACCGATCGCATTACCAAACAATACTCGTGTGCGGTTGAGTATCGAAATTTTACCGCCTGAGAAGCAGGAAAGTGTATCATTCTTGCAGACCGCGCGATCGCTGAATCTTTCAGGGCCGGCTGATTGGTCTACCAACATTGACAAATATTTATAGGGTTCAGAAATTCAGATGAGGTCGGAAGTCTTTCTTGATACAACATTTGCGATCGCCTTGTCTGCACCGCAAGATAAATTACATAGACGTGCTGTGCATTTAGCAGAAATTTTAGAAACTGCTGGTACACGCTTGGTAACAACTCAAGCTGTGATGTTAGAAATCGGTAATCTCCTATGCAAACAGCCATTACGTCATGGAGCCGTCACCTTATTAAATGCCCTAGCCGCAGACTCTAAAGTCGCAATTGTACCTTTATCTCCCGAACTCTACGACAGAGCTTTTCAACTATATTGCGATCGCTCTGAAAAAGAATGGAGCTTTGTTGATTGCGTATCTTTTATTGTCATGCAATACGGCGGAATTACTGAAGCCTTAACCGCCAACGAACATTTTCAGCAAGCCGGATTCCGAGCTTTATTACGGGAAGAAATGGGAGATTGAGGGAGATGAGGAGACAAGGAGACAACGAGAAATAACAAACACCAATTACCAATGCCCAATGCCCAATGCCCCATGCCCAAAATTGTATATTTCCTCACTTTAAGCATTTTTTAATCTGTGCCTAGCGAACAGAAAGGTTTTTGCCAAGTTTGTTACAAACTTATTAAGAATAGTTACAGCAGTCGTAACACTAGGAAATATTTCTTATGGCAAATTCGCTTGACAATAAGCCACCACATGAAGTAGTTATCGTTGGCGGTGGTTTTGGGGGACTGTACGCGGCAAAAGCACTTGCCAAGGCTTCGGTGAACGTTACACTCATTGATAAGCGGAACTTTCATTTGTTTCAACCACTGCTGTACCAAGTGGCTACGGGTACTTTGTCACCTGCTGATATTTCCTCACCGTTGCGATCGGTGTTGAGTAAAAGCAAAAATACACAAGTATTGTTGGGATCTGTTGATGATATCGATCCTCAAGCTCAGAAAGTTTTGGTAGATGGTGAAGCAATACCCTACGATACGTTAATTGTGGCTACTGGTGCGAAGCATTCCTATTTTGGTAAGGATGACTGGGAAGAATTTGCGCCTGGGTTAAAAACAGTCGAAGATGCAGTAGAAATGCGTCGCCGGATTTTTAAAGCTTTTGAAGCCGCCGAAAGAGAACCTGATCCCGTCAAACGCCGTGCTTGGTTAACTTTCGTGATTGTCGGTGGTGGCCCTACAGGAGTAGAATTAGCAGGTGCGATCGCAGAGTTAGCATACAAAACTCTCAAAGAAGATTTTCGTAAAATCGACACGTCAGAAACCCGAATTTTACTATTAGAAGGTTTGGATCGCATCCTCCCACCTTTTGCACCAGAATTATCCCAAACAGCAGAAAAATCTCTTAAAGAATTAGGTGTAATTGTTCAAACAAAAACTTTGGTAACTAATATTGAAAATGATATTGTTACCATCAAACAAGGCGATGACATCAGAGAAATTGCTTCCAAAACTATATTATGGGCAGCAGGTGTCAAAGCATCACCAATGGGTAAAGTTTTAGCAGAACGCACAGGTGTAGAACTTGATCGTGCAGGTAGGGTGATTGTTGAACCAGACTTAAGCCTTAAAGGATATGACAATATTTTTGTTGTTGGTGATTTAGCCAATTTCTCCCATCAGGATGGTAAACCTTTACCTGGTGTTGCACCAGTAGCCAAGCAAGAAGGAGAATATGTTGCTAAATTAATTGAACAACGACTTCAAGGTAATACTTTGCCACAATTTAATTACAATCATCAAGGTAGTTTAGCTATCATTGGACAAAATACTGCTGTTGTAGATTTAGGTTTTACCAAGCTTAGAGGTTTCTTTGCATGGCTATTTTGGCTAGTTGTACATATATACTTTTTAATTGAGTTTGACAACAAACTAATAGTCATGATTCAGTGGGCATGGAATTACATTACCCAAAATCGCAGAGCCAGATTGATTACAGGTGCAGAATCATTAATCACAACAAAATTTGGCGATCAACCTACTTATTATTCTTCAGACAAAATTAGAGATACAGTCAAGGTGTAAAAATTCTCTCCAAACAGTAGGGTGTGTGATGCCACAATAGCTGGCTTCAAAAGCGTCGATTTCCATCTTCAGGTATCACGCACCATCATATAGGAATCCAATTTGATTTTTGAAATTCATGTAGGGTGCGCTACGCTGACGCTAACGCACCCTACTAAATACAACAAAGCTATCAGAATTGTACAAATGACGAATGACTAATGACTGACGACTAATTATTAATAGGTAAATTCACAATAAATGTTGTGCCAATTCCTGGTTTACTAGCAAAGGAAATGTTACCGCCATGTAAATCTACATAATACTTCACAATAGCTAGACCTAACCCATTGCCAGGAATCTTCCCTACATTACTAGCTCTATGAAAAGAATTAAATAAATTTTCTTGATCTGCTACAGGAATGCCAATACCTTCATCTTGGATGCGGAAAATAACTTCTCCAGGTACGTAAAACACATCAAAGCGAACGTTACCACCTACAGGTGAGTATTTGACAGCATTTGCCAGCAGATTACTCAGAATATGGTATACCATTTTCCCATCTAATTTAATTAGATGGGAAGTTTGTACAGTGGAATTATTTTCTAGATTTGCCAAACTACCGTGGACAGTAAATATAATTTTGTGATTTTCGCTAACACTGAGTTGTATATCTTGTAATAAATCTTGGCAGAATTTTTCTAAATCTAATGGCGTTGGATTAAATTGTAATTTTTCGTTTTCATCTTTGCTCATCAATAAAACATCAGCCAATAAATTATCCAAGTGTTTTACAGATTTTTGAATATGGCTAAGATATTCATCTCTTTTTTCCTCATTAAACTGCAGGTCGTAATTTGATAATAATTCAGTACAAGTTAAAATATTATTTAAAGGATTACGAAACTCATGACTAACCATTGAAACAAATTTGTTTTTAATGGCTCTATTTTCTTTCTCTTTTTCTAATGCTTCCCGCATCACCACTTCTATTTGATGCTTGTTTAAAGCAATTTCAATGGTAGTAATTAATTGAGTTTCTTCAAAAGGTTTAAGTATATAACCAAATGGTTGTGTAGTTTTGGCTTTTTGTAAATGAGTTTGGTCTGAATAAGCAGTTAGATAAATAACTGGAATATTAAAAAGATGACCAATTTCGGCAGCAGCTTCTATGCCGCTCATATCACCTTTAAGCATAACATCCATTAAAATCAAATCTGGACGAATTTCTCCAGCTTTTTCAACAGCTTGTCTGCCATAAGCGGCAATCTCTGGGACAATATATCCAGCTTTCTCCAGACAACTTTTAATGTCAAAAGCAATAATTATTTCATCTTCAACTACCAATATTTTTTCTCGCATAAATTCTTATCTCTGTTCACTAAAAGTAATTGTGAAGGAAGTCCCTAACGATGTATTAAAGGTAATTGTTCCTTGTAACTGCTCCACTAAGCTCCAAACTAGTTGCAACCCAAGAGATTGATTTTTATAAGTTTCTATATCTTGGGATAGTCCTATACCATTATCACTAATATTTAAGAAATATTGATTTTTGGTTGTTTCTAGCATTTCTATATAAATATCCCCCTGTTGCTCATCGGAAAATGCATATTTTATGGAATTAGAAACTAACTCATTAATAATTAAACCGCAAGAAATAGCCGTATCTATTTTGAGAAAAATTTTATCTACTTTCAAGTGAGTTTTGATATTTAGTTTAATTCCATATGAACGCAGTAAATTATTCACTAAACTTCTTAAATAATCAGAAAAATTAATTTTCGATAAATTATTGGATTGATACAAGTTTTCATGGATAATTGCCATAGCTCTGACACGGTTATGGCTATCTTGAAAAAGCTCACAAGCTTGCTCGTCATTAATATATCTAGATTGCAAACGCAACAAACTAGAAATGATTTGCAAATTATTTTTTACGCGATGGTGAATTTCTTTCAATAAAATATCTTTTTCTTTGAGAGATACTTTAAGTTTGTTTTCTGCTTGTGTGCGATCTGTAATATCAGTATTTGAGCCAGCGAGGAAACACATATTATCCTGAGGATCTCGCAAAAGAGTACCTCGGCTCAGGAACCATATACAACCACCATCTTTTTTTAGCATTCGGTGTTCAATTTCGTATTTTAGAGTTAATCCTGCTAAATATGTGTAAACTGCGTTTTTCACTGATTCCACATCATCAGGATGAACCAATTTTAGCCAATCATCAAAATATTTAGGAGTTTCCTGTTCAGGATAACCAAGCATGGCTTTTAAATTGGGATCTATATAGATTTCATTGGTTTTAATATTCCATTCCCATATTCCTACTTTCCCTGCGTTAATAGCTCTTATATATCTCTCTTCGCTAATTCTTAATGCTTGTTCTACTCGCTGGCGTTCCAAAGCATTACCAATAATTTCACCAACCATTCTAAGCATGATAATGCTATCTTCTGTCCAAGTTTTTGTGGTTTTTACAGAATCAAACTGCAGATAACCAATGAGCAATCCACTACATACTATAGGCACTATAATTAGAGACTGAATAGTTTGGGTAGGTAAATCTAGTGTTTTGTGATTTACGGCGATTAATAAATTCTCAATATTAGGAATATGAATCGTTTCAAAATTGCTCAGTTTTTCTCTTCCCCAAGATAAAACTGCATTGCTAATATCCTGTAAATTATGAATTTGTCCTTCTAAAGATTTTGCATACCACTCATAGGTATTGCTATCTGCAAATACAAATACATAAGCACGATCAACATTTGTGATTTCACCAATCAACTGTAATGCTTGATTGATACCATTTTCAATTTCGTTAGGTGCAAGATTGATAAAATGTGTAGATATAGCAGTAGTGAGTTTTTCAAATTCAACTCGATATCTTAAAGCTTCTTCAATACGTTGGCGTTCCCTAATTTCCTCCACCAAGCGTTTATTAATATCTTGTAATTCTTTAGTTCTTTCTTCTACACGAATTTCTAGTTCTGCTTTGGCTTTTTGTAAAGCTTCTTGTACTTGCTTACGTTCAGTAATATTGCGAATGATAGCAATAATTTGTTGCTGAGTTGAAGGTAAAATCCGTGCTTCAAAACTTTCTTCTTTACCAGCTATTGATAATAAATACTCAATCGTAACCATGTTACCATGTTGCCGTGAATGGTAAATGGCAGTAATAAATTTGCTAGCAACATTCGGAGGTAGAACATCTTGGATTTTTCTTCCCAAAAAAAATTCTGGTACTACATATAAGTCTGATACATTTTTGGCATAGTAACTGAGGATTATGCCATCGTTATCAAGACGAAAATACAAATCAGGAAAGGCTTGAAAAATTTCTTGTAAGTCAGAAGTTGTTTGCAGCAATTGCTCCTCTGTAGCAATGCGATCGCTTAGTTCTCGCTGTAACTTTTTATTGGCTTTTATTAATTCCGTAGTTGCTTGATTAACTTGTAGTTCTGATTTTTCTTCGACCTTTTTTAAGGCTAGCTCTAAGGAACGGCGCTGGGCAATTTCTAATTGTAAATTTTCTCGCGTTTTTATAACTTCTCTTTGCCAACCCGCAGCTAAACTTTCTGGTGTGACAATTCCTAATAATTGTCCTCTATCATTAACAATAGGTAAATTACTTATACTATATTGCTGCATTAGTGGCAATATTTTATTAACATCAAAATCCTGCTTTAAAGTAATTAAAGGTTTTTGCATGACTTCAGTAATTTTGACTGTAGCTAAATTTATTCCAGAAGTCATGAGTTGCAAAATATCTATAAGCGTTAATATCCCTAATAAATACGACTTATCTACAACATATACGCAATCAATATCTGAATTTAATTGATGATTTAATTTAGTTGTATTGGTAAGATTTAGTTTGTGAAATGTAGGGATTGATTTATCTGCCGTTAATTTTACTCTTTGAGGATATGTCTGCAAATTGCATTCAGCAAAAAAAATACTTTTTTTTATGCCAATATCTTCCTTTTTTTGCCCTATACATCTGATGATTTTTTCGACTGTAGTATCAGGAGAGAAAGTTACGATAGAGTCTATAATTGCATAGTCTAATAGTGGCATATTGGTAGGGGATAATGGCTAGATTGATACATTTGTGGGTGAGCAAAACATTAAATGAATACTGACAATAAAAAATTACAAATCCTCAAATAGATGAATTTGTAGAATTTTGAAAAATCGTAATTGATAATCATAAATTACGAAGTTTATAATATTATTTTGCCCAAAACAAATATATTCCGGTCAACCAATTTTGAGGATACTATTTACCCTATGCCTTTATTTCGGCTTAAATTCTGAGCTTGGGACGAGCGAGTTGCTACTGTTTTCAACCTAACTTTTCTGTAAAATCAAAATTTTATATTCTGTATTTTCAATTCAAAATATAAAATTGAAACTGCGCCTATTGCCAGGAGAAAAAACTAAAAAACCGTAATAGTTTCAATAAAATATATTTATCAACTATTTTTTTGAAATCTATTCGGGAACTGAAATATTCTCAGGATACTCAACTAAGATTACACAAATGCAGAAAATGGTGAAACAATTTTTATTGCTACAACACTAATGGCAATGCTATACATAATTTTCCATTACCTCAAATTTTGCTGTTATATAAGTAGACACGTTGTATCACAAACCACTTTGTTGTGATTTTTTTGTAAAAAATTAACAACATTGCAACCCTGATAATCAAATCTCCAATTTATCCCCTTTATTTATCTATATATCGTAACTATAGATAAAAGGAGACAATTTGCTGTAGCCAGCTTAAGTCATAAATATTATCTTTACTTCCGTAATATTGCTTAAATATTATACGTATGTGTATGTATTATTAATTACAATTTTTCTAAGCTTTTGTAATTTAAGCATAGGCAGCACTTTTAACTAGGCACTTTTTTGGTGAGCTTAGCCAGTAAATTAGAAGTAGGACGTAAAAAATAAACTGATGAATGCGATCGCTTCTTGTCTGGCATCTATCGTCAATGCAGAAAATGCTGTTTACCTTTGGGAAGATATTGCACCCACACTTAAAGACTCTATCGCCAAGGCAATAATTGCGGGACAGTATCCCAGTTGCCTTGTCTATCCTAGTAACCAAGAAGAACTAGCGGCGATTATTGCCGAAGCACAACGTAAAAATTGGCGTGTCCTTCCCTGCGGTAGTGCTAGTAAACTAAGCTGGGGTGGTTTAGCTCAAAATATTGATGTGGTTGTGAGTACAGAACGCATCAATCGCTTAATTGAACACGCTGTTGGCGATTTGACGGTGACAGTGGAAGCGGGCATGAAATTTTCCCAAATTCAAGCTATTTTGGCTAATCATCGCCAATTTCTTGCTCTTGACCCCACTGCACCAGATTTAGCAACCATTGGTGGTATCGTTGCTACAGCGAATACAGGTTCTCTTAGACAACGTTATGGTGGTGTACGTGACCAGTTATTAGGTATTACCTTTGTCCGTGCTGATGGCGAAATTGCTAAAGCTGGGGGAAGAGTTGTTAAAAATGTGGCTGGATATGACCTGATGAAATTATTCACTGGGTCTTATGGCACATTAGGAATTATCACCCAAGTCACCTTTAGGCTTTACCCACAGCAAGAGACATCAGCCACAGTAGTATTAACTGGTGCAGAGTCTGCTGTATCACAAGCCGCTGCTACCTTGAGAGGTTCGGCATTAACACCAACCCAAGCTGATTTATTATCTACTAAACTAGTTGATAGTTTAGAATTAGGTAATGGATTAGGCTTAATTACCCGGTTTCAAAGTATTAGTGAGAGTGTCAAAGAACAGGCAAATAGATTATTAGAAGTTGGGCAAACGTTGGGATTGGCGGGAGTAATTTATCAAGAAAAGGAAGAGGCTGATTTATGGCAGAGATTGCCAGAACAAATGCAATCTGATGCTCCAAATTTACCGATTACCTGCAAAATAGGAGTATTACCTAACGCGGCTGTAGAAGTTCTCAGTCAAGTAGAAATGGGACTAATTCATATTAGTAGTGGGTTGGGAGTATTGTCCTTAGATAGCAAAAAGCAAGTTTTGCAAATTCGTGATATTTGTCAAAATTATGGTGGCTTTCTTTCAATTTTGGCAGCGCCAGCTAATATAAAAGAAAAATTTGATGTTTGGGGATACAAAGGTAATGCTTTAGATTTGATGCGTCGGATTAAAGCACAATTTGATAGCAAAAATATTTTAAGTCCAGGTCGGTTTGCTGGGGGAATTTAGGGATTGGGGACTGGGGATTGGGGACTGGGAAATTAGGATAAGGCACAAATAATTTGGCTCTTGTACAGACGCGATTCATCGCGTCTCTGCAACTCAGCACTCAAAAAAGAGGGGAAGAAGTAATATGCAAGTTTCAGATAATTCTGTTAATAATACGGCTAATAATACGGCGAGTATCAAAAATTTGCAGGGGTTCGATGGAAGTCATCCACCCGATGCAAAGTTAATTGATAGTTGTGTACATTGTGGATTTTGTCTTTCTACTTGTCCCAGTTATCGGGTGTTGGGTAAGGAGATGGATTCTCCCAGGGGACGTATCTATTTAATGGATGCAATTAATGAAGGTGAAATTGCACTAAATACGGCTACGGTAGAACATTTTGATTCTTGTTTGGGATGTTTGGCTTGTGTCACAACTTGTCCTTCTGGCGTGCAATATGACAAGTTAATTTCTGCTACTCGTCATCAAGTTGAACGCAATTATTCTCGCAGTTTACCTGATAAGCTGGTTCGGCAATTAATATTTACTTTATTTCCTAACCCAGACCTTTTAAGAATTTTACTTATACCATTACTGGTTTATCAAAAGTTGGGGGTTTCTAAATTCATTCGCGCTACGGGTTTATTAAAAAATATATCTCCCCGGTTAGCAGCAATGGAATCTATTTTGCCAGAAATTACTTTAAAAACTTTTCAAAGTAATTTACCAACTGTTATCCGTGCAAAAGGAGAGAAACGTTATCGTGTGGGGATGATTTTAGGATGTGTGCAAAGGCTGTTTTTCTCTCCTGTAAATGAAGCAACTGTGCGGGTATTGACGGCGAATGGTTGTGAGGTTGTGATTCCTCAATCCCAGGGATGTTGTGCGGCGCTTCCCGAACACCAAGGACAAACGGAACAAGCAAAGGCTTTGGCGAGACAGATGATTGATAGTTTTGCTAATACGAATGTCGATTTTGTGATTATCAATGCTGCTGGTTGTGGGCATACATTGAAGGAATACGGTCATATTTTGGCAGATGACCCAGAATATCGGGAAAAGGCGCAAGCATTTGCGGCTAAGGTGAAAGATGCTCAAGAGTTTTTAGCAACTGTAGGTTTGACAGCGAAATTGTTGCCTATCACTGATAAACCTGTGAATTTAGTTTATCAGGATGCTTGTCATTTACTGCATGGGCAAAAAATTAGCGTACAACCGCGTCAGCTGTTACGCCAAATTCCAGGGTTGAAATTAAGTGAACCTTTGGATGCGGCTTTGTGTTGTGGCAGTGCAGGTGTTTATAATATGTTGCAACCGGAAGTTGCGGAAGAATTAGGTCAGCAAAAAGTACAGAATTTACTGAATACTGGTGCAGAGTTAATCGCTTCCGCTAATCCTGGTTGCACATTGCAGATTACCAAGCATTTGCACTTGCAAGGTAAAAATATTTCTGTGATTCACCCGATGGAGTTGTTAGATTATTCAATTCGGGGGGAGAAGTTGGGAGGTTGAGTTTGGAGAATGGGGAATGGGGAATGGGGAAAAGATTCGTTCTAAATTGGGTTAAATCGTCCCATGATTCAGGAATTGCAGCAATTGGACTTGCAATCATAGATTTTTTCTTAGCAAAAGCTACTTTGACATCAGCAATAGCAGCAATTCGACCTGCAATCATAGATTTTTTTTTAGCAAAAGCTACTTTGACATCAGCAATTGCAGCAATTGGACTT contains:
- a CDS encoding FAD-binding oxidoreductase, translated to MNAIASCLASIVNAENAVYLWEDIAPTLKDSIAKAIIAGQYPSCLVYPSNQEELAAIIAEAQRKNWRVLPCGSASKLSWGGLAQNIDVVVSTERINRLIEHAVGDLTVTVEAGMKFSQIQAILANHRQFLALDPTAPDLATIGGIVATANTGSLRQRYGGVRDQLLGITFVRADGEIAKAGGRVVKNVAGYDLMKLFTGSYGTLGIITQVTFRLYPQQETSATVVLTGAESAVSQAAATLRGSALTPTQADLLSTKLVDSLELGNGLGLITRFQSISESVKEQANRLLEVGQTLGLAGVIYQEKEEADLWQRLPEQMQSDAPNLPITCKIGVLPNAAVEVLSQVEMGLIHISSGLGVLSLDSKKQVLQIRDICQNYGGFLSILAAPANIKEKFDVWGYKGNALDLMRRIKAQFDSKNILSPGRFAGGI
- a CDS encoding (Fe-S)-binding protein: MQVSDNSVNNTANNTASIKNLQGFDGSHPPDAKLIDSCVHCGFCLSTCPSYRVLGKEMDSPRGRIYLMDAINEGEIALNTATVEHFDSCLGCLACVTTCPSGVQYDKLISATRHQVERNYSRSLPDKLVRQLIFTLFPNPDLLRILLIPLLVYQKLGVSKFIRATGLLKNISPRLAAMESILPEITLKTFQSNLPTVIRAKGEKRYRVGMILGCVQRLFFSPVNEATVRVLTANGCEVVIPQSQGCCAALPEHQGQTEQAKALARQMIDSFANTNVDFVIINAAGCGHTLKEYGHILADDPEYREKAQAFAAKVKDAQEFLATVGLTAKLLPITDKPVNLVYQDACHLLHGQKISVQPRQLLRQIPGLKLSEPLDAALCCGSAGVYNMLQPEVAEELGQQKVQNLLNTGAELIASANPGCTLQITKHLHLQGKNISVIHPMELLDYSIRGEKLGG
- a CDS encoding histidine kinase dimerization/phosphoacceptor domain -containing protein gives rise to the protein MPLLDYAIIDSIVTFSPDTTVEKIIRCIGQKKEDIGIKKSIFFAECNLQTYPQRVKLTADKSIPTFHKLNLTNTTKLNHQLNSDIDCVYVVDKSYLLGILTLIDILQLMTSGINLATVKITEVMQKPLITLKQDFDVNKILPLMQQYSISNLPIVNDRGQLLGIVTPESLAAGWQREVIKTRENLQLEIAQRRSLELALKKVEEKSELQVNQATTELIKANKKLQRELSDRIATEEQLLQTTSDLQEIFQAFPDLYFRLDNDGIILSYYAKNVSDLYVVPEFFLGRKIQDVLPPNVASKFITAIYHSRQHGNMVTIEYLLSIAGKEESFEARILPSTQQQIIAIIRNITERKQVQEALQKAKAELEIRVEERTKELQDINKRLVEEIRERQRIEEALRYRVEFEKLTTAISTHFINLAPNEIENGINQALQLIGEITNVDRAYVFVFADSNTYEWYAKSLEGQIHNLQDISNAVLSWGREKLSNFETIHIPNIENLLIAVNHKTLDLPTQTIQSLIIVPIVCSGLLIGYLQFDSVKTTKTWTEDSIIMLRMVGEIIGNALERQRVEQALRISEERYIRAINAGKVGIWEWNIKTNEIYIDPNLKAMLGYPEQETPKYFDDWLKLVHPDDVESVKNAVYTYLAGLTLKYEIEHRMLKKDGGCIWFLSRGTLLRDPQDNMCFLAGSNTDITDRTQAENKLKVSLKEKDILLKEIHHRVKNNLQIISSLLRLQSRYINDEQACELFQDSHNRVRAMAIIHENLYQSNNLSKINFSDYLRSLVNNLLRSYGIKLNIKTHLKVDKIFLKIDTAISCGLIINELVSNSIKYAFSDEQQGDIYIEMLETTKNQYFLNISDNGIGLSQDIETYKNQSLGLQLVWSLVEQLQGTITFNTSLGTSFTITFSEQR